A stretch of Aureispira sp. CCB-E DNA encodes these proteins:
- the lysA gene encoding diaminopimelate decarboxylase, with the protein MLLNDETQQFEIGGVNALEIAASYGTPLFVYDSNKIISQYKKMKQALGQVKKLKINYACKALTNLSVLKLLKNLGAGLDAVSYQEIRLGLEAGFAAKDIIYTPNSVSIEELEAAMKLGVKVNIDNIETLEYMGVHHPNQTFCIRINPHIMAGGNAKISVGHIDSKFGISIHQMPLVERLVKTLNIKVEGVHMHTGSDILDVDVFSHAATLLFNVARKFDDLKYIDFGSGFKVKYKSNDIETDMEQFGEMMSERFNAFCEETGKDLTLAFEPGKFLVSEAGYFLARTNVVKQTTSTVFAGIDTGFNHMIRPMFYGAHHEIINASNPNGKPKIYTVVGYICETDTFGWNRKINEIKEGDVLCFKNAGAYCFSMASNYNSRYRPAEVLVHNGQAHLIRQRETFEDLLRNQIVPELDFSSEEEQLLNAE; encoded by the coding sequence ATGTTATTAAATGACGAGACACAACAGTTTGAAATCGGTGGCGTAAACGCATTGGAAATAGCAGCCTCTTATGGTACCCCTTTGTTTGTTTATGATTCTAATAAAATCATTAGCCAATACAAAAAAATGAAACAGGCTTTAGGTCAAGTAAAAAAGCTTAAAATTAATTATGCCTGCAAAGCTTTGACGAACTTAAGCGTTTTGAAGCTACTCAAAAACTTGGGGGCTGGTTTGGATGCTGTTTCTTATCAAGAGATTCGATTGGGCTTAGAAGCAGGTTTTGCGGCCAAAGATATTATCTATACGCCTAATTCTGTGTCTATAGAAGAATTGGAAGCGGCTATGAAACTAGGGGTTAAGGTAAATATTGATAATATTGAAACCTTGGAATACATGGGAGTTCATCATCCCAATCAGACGTTTTGTATTCGAATCAATCCACATATCATGGCTGGAGGAAATGCCAAAATTTCAGTCGGTCATATCGATTCTAAGTTTGGAATCTCTATTCATCAAATGCCTTTGGTAGAGCGTTTAGTAAAAACTTTGAACATCAAAGTAGAAGGTGTACACATGCATACGGGCTCAGATATATTGGATGTGGATGTCTTTTCTCATGCGGCAACGTTGTTGTTTAATGTTGCTCGAAAATTTGATGATTTAAAATACATTGACTTTGGTTCTGGATTTAAAGTGAAATACAAGTCTAATGACATCGAAACTGATATGGAACAGTTTGGAGAAATGATGTCAGAGCGGTTTAATGCTTTTTGCGAAGAAACGGGAAAAGATTTAACATTAGCATTTGAACCTGGTAAATTTCTAGTTAGTGAGGCAGGTTATTTCTTGGCTAGAACCAATGTCGTTAAGCAAACCACTTCAACTGTCTTTGCAGGCATTGATACAGGATTTAATCACATGATACGACCTATGTTTTATGGTGCGCACCATGAAATTATCAATGCATCGAATCCCAATGGGAAACCTAAAATATACACTGTAGTTGGTTATATTTGTGAAACGGATACTTTTGGTTGGAATCGAAAAATTAATGAAATTAAGGAAGGAGATGTTTTGTGTTTTAAGAATGCTGGGGCTTATTGTTTTTCTATGGCTTCTAATTATAATAGTCGGTACCGCCCAGCAGAAGTTTTAGTCCATAATGGACAGGCTCATTTAATTCGTCAACGAGAGACATTTGAAGATTTGTTGAGAAACCAAATAGTACCTGAATTGGATTTCAGTAGTGAAGAAGAACAGTTGTTAAATGCAGAGTAG
- a CDS encoding peptidylprolyl isomerase, with the protein MLKNNFIFLASIGSLFLLMVACVTSTTTTSSNTSTGDKTTTKDGRQVVVRKAGNLQVVEPDTIKLEPNPYSALVEMETKFGTMKIELFFDAENHRTNFIKLAKQNYYDSLMFHRVIKNFMAQGGDPNSRMAKKGQRLGNGGPQYKQDAEIGQHYYHIKGALAAARQPDEMNPDKQSSGSQFYIVHGSSVSPGQLDKNEREYNIIYTEEQRKLYYKLGGAPQLDMEYTVFGRVYERLDIIDSICYKETDAYARPKEDIRIKVRVIRE; encoded by the coding sequence GTGCTTAAAAACAATTTTATTTTTCTTGCTTCAATAGGTTCTCTATTTTTATTAATGGTTGCTTGTGTGACTTCTACAACAACAACTTCTTCTAACACATCTACGGGTGACAAAACAACCACCAAAGATGGTCGACAAGTAGTCGTTCGAAAGGCAGGTAACTTACAAGTTGTAGAACCTGATACGATAAAATTAGAACCGAATCCTTATTCTGCCTTAGTTGAGATGGAAACTAAGTTTGGCACTATGAAAATTGAATTGTTTTTTGATGCTGAAAACCATCGTACCAATTTTATCAAATTAGCCAAACAAAACTATTATGATAGCCTAATGTTTCATCGAGTGATCAAAAATTTCATGGCTCAGGGAGGTGATCCAAATTCTAGAATGGCAAAAAAAGGACAACGGTTAGGAAATGGTGGTCCCCAATACAAACAAGATGCGGAAATTGGACAACATTACTACCATATTAAGGGCGCTCTTGCTGCTGCTCGTCAACCTGATGAAATGAATCCAGATAAGCAATCTTCGGGCTCTCAATTTTACATCGTTCACGGTAGCTCTGTTTCTCCTGGACAATTAGACAAGAATGAACGAGAATATAATATTATTTATACAGAAGAACAACGAAAGTTATATTATAAACTAGGCGGTGCTCCCCAATTGGATATGGAGTACACTGTTTTTGGGCGTGTTTACGAACGATTGGATATCATTGATAGCATTTGCTACAAAGAAACGGATGCCTATGCTCGTCCCAAGGAAGATATTAGAATCAAAGTGAGGGTCATTCGCGAATAA
- a CDS encoding cytochrome-c peroxidase, which translates to MHYKSIFVFTVIIIGIIACKETEYIGPLSPCDLTSIPYNPTSYTVESPNGFPPMEHPDDNPITVQGIELGRHLFYDPILSRDSTISCSSCHDINKAFTDGLAKSKGIDNRIARRSSMSLINIGYSWVKGRKHNFMWDGRFSTLEEQILKGPVEDPLEMDNTWEKVEADLRKHPTYPKMFREAFGVDCYDGINRELVAKAIAQFERTLNSANSRYDEDVWVPFVYLNSQELRGMTLFIGDAAGAPSSKDAECAHCHSFSRNKALFARNEFSNNGLDSAQTLFDFADNGYGEATGNAPENGQFREVSLRNIALTAPYMHDGRFQTLEEVVDHYATGGHYAPNLASELTTAPTIKTLTASDKADIVAFLHALTDSSYFNKPEWSSPF; encoded by the coding sequence ATGCATTATAAATCAATTTTTGTTTTTACGGTTATAATAATTGGTATTATTGCCTGTAAAGAAACCGAATATATTGGACCTCTTAGTCCTTGTGATTTAACCAGTATTCCTTACAATCCAACTAGTTATACCGTTGAGTCTCCTAATGGTTTTCCACCAATGGAACATCCTGATGATAATCCCATCACTGTACAAGGTATTGAGTTAGGGCGTCATCTATTTTATGATCCTATTTTGTCTCGAGATTCTACCATTTCCTGTAGCTCTTGCCATGATATTAACAAGGCTTTTACGGATGGTTTGGCAAAATCGAAAGGTATTGACAACCGAATTGCAAGACGTAGTTCTATGTCTTTGATCAATATAGGATATAGTTGGGTAAAGGGGCGAAAACACAACTTTATGTGGGATGGTCGTTTCTCGACCTTAGAAGAGCAAATTTTAAAAGGTCCCGTTGAAGATCCTTTAGAAATGGATAATACTTGGGAAAAGGTAGAGGCGGATTTGCGCAAGCACCCCACCTACCCAAAAATGTTCCGAGAAGCTTTTGGTGTTGATTGTTATGATGGCATCAATAGAGAATTAGTCGCCAAAGCCATTGCACAATTTGAACGAACACTCAATTCTGCCAACTCTAGGTATGATGAAGATGTTTGGGTTCCTTTTGTTTATTTGAATAGCCAAGAACTTCGTGGCATGACCTTATTTATTGGTGATGCTGCTGGAGCACCAAGTTCTAAAGACGCAGAATGTGCCCATTGTCATAGTTTCTCTAGAAACAAAGCTTTGTTTGCTAGAAATGAATTTTCTAACAATGGTTTAGATTCAGCACAAACTCTTTTTGACTTTGCAGACAATGGCTATGGAGAAGCAACAGGAAATGCACCTGAAAATGGTCAATTTAGAGAGGTTTCCTTGCGAAATATTGCACTAACAGCTCCATATATGCACGATGGGCGTTTCCAAACCTTAGAGGAGGTTGTTGATCACTATGCTACAGGCGGACATTACGCTCCTAATCTAGCATCTGAATTGACAACGGCTCCTACTATAAAAACCTTGACAGCAAGTGACAAAGCTGATATTGTTGCCTTTTTGCACGCACTGACAGACAGTAGCTATTTTAACAAACCAGAATGGAGTAGCCCTTTCTAA
- a CDS encoding MbnP family protein yields MRTIILLLLSITMWSSSCETPPKKEDKITGNLAITFKARYGADPLILFQQTATGQSNPTNILFKKLDFFISDIKGVNAGTKTDFADVGYISMVNSITQQAAEEGTTFTINDLPVGSYTALDLGIGLSDAINNTTPGDYNSDSPLGLNGNHWASWNSYILCKLEGDITQSNGTTSGFLYHSGVNGMHQLLSFAKNYDIEANQTTEITVYVDAKDIFFKTGREIDMVTDKQTHSGAVGSADYNLAKKVIENLAAAMTIQS; encoded by the coding sequence ATGCGCACGATTATCCTCCTTTTGCTATCCATCACAATGTGGTCTAGCTCCTGCGAAACACCTCCCAAAAAAGAGGACAAAATAACTGGCAATTTAGCCATTACATTCAAAGCTCGATATGGCGCTGATCCATTGATCTTATTTCAACAAACAGCAACAGGTCAAAGCAACCCTACCAATATTTTATTCAAAAAATTAGATTTTTTTATTTCGGATATCAAAGGAGTTAATGCTGGTACTAAAACAGATTTTGCCGATGTTGGCTATATTTCTATGGTTAATAGTATTACACAACAAGCTGCTGAAGAAGGTACTACTTTTACAATCAACGACCTTCCTGTAGGAAGTTATACCGCTCTAGATTTAGGTATTGGTTTATCCGATGCTATCAACAATACAACTCCTGGCGACTATAATTCTGATTCTCCACTTGGTCTCAATGGCAATCACTGGGCAAGTTGGAATAGTTATATCTTATGTAAATTAGAAGGTGATATTACTCAGTCCAACGGTACGACTTCTGGTTTTTTATACCACTCTGGCGTAAATGGCATGCATCAACTACTTTCTTTTGCTAAAAATTATGACATCGAAGCCAATCAAACAACAGAAATTACAGTGTATGTTGATGCCAAGGATATTTTCTTTAAAACAGGCAGAGAAATTGATATGGTCACTGACAAACAAACGCATTCTGGTGCGGTAGGTTCTGCTGATTATAATTTAGCTAAAAAAGTAATCGAAAATTTAGCGGCTGCTATGACAATTCAGTCTTAA
- a CDS encoding geranylgeranylglyceryl/heptaprenylglyceryl phosphate synthase, with product MNTNQIYTNWRKAKEKQSKEFAVLIDPDKLRLKDIDKIVELAEQAAVDSFFIGGSLVVNDALDDIIMNIKKNCNIPVVLFPGSSRQLSYKADGLLFLSLISGRNPELLIGKHVETAPFLKISPVEIISTGYILVDGGVPTSVSYMSNTQPIPANKDSIAVCTAMAGEMLGLKLIYMDAGSGAQNPISTSMIESVSMATEIPLIIGGGIKTPEKASANVKAGADIIVVGNAIEKDPQLILELAAAVHEG from the coding sequence ATGAATACAAATCAAATTTATACCAACTGGCGAAAAGCAAAAGAAAAACAATCTAAAGAATTTGCAGTTTTGATTGATCCTGACAAATTGCGTTTAAAAGATATTGATAAAATTGTTGAATTGGCAGAACAAGCTGCTGTGGATAGTTTTTTTATAGGTGGTAGTTTGGTTGTAAATGATGCTTTGGATGATATTATTATGAATATCAAAAAAAATTGCAACATTCCTGTTGTTTTGTTTCCAGGGAGTTCTAGGCAATTGAGCTACAAAGCGGATGGTCTGTTATTCTTGTCGTTAATATCGGGTAGAAACCCAGAACTGTTAATTGGCAAACACGTAGAGACAGCTCCTTTTCTGAAAATAAGCCCAGTGGAAATTATTTCAACAGGTTATATCTTGGTAGATGGTGGGGTGCCTACTTCCGTTTCTTATATGTCCAATACTCAACCCATTCCAGCCAATAAAGATAGTATTGCTGTTTGTACGGCTATGGCAGGAGAGATGCTGGGGCTAAAATTGATTTATATGGATGCAGGGAGTGGTGCTCAAAACCCAATTAGCACTTCTATGATAGAGTCGGTTTCGATGGCAACAGAGATCCCCTTGATTATAGGAGGAGGAATTAAAACACCCGAAAAAGCAAGTGCGAATGTAAAGGCAGGGGCAGATATTATTGTGGTCGGAAATGCTATTGAGAAGGATCCGCAGTTGATTTTAGAGTTGGCTGCTGCGGTACACGAAGGCTAG
- a CDS encoding HU family DNA-binding protein encodes MNKGDLIDKIAQKAGLKKADAAAALDATLDSIQDALKEGDKVTLVGFCTLSTSYRAARTGVNPSTGKPVPIDEKVTVKFKAGKLLSDSVNTAKLRKALKPKKK; translated from the coding sequence ATGAACAAAGGAGATTTGATCGACAAAATTGCACAGAAAGCTGGCTTGAAAAAAGCAGATGCTGCTGCTGCATTAGATGCTACTCTAGATTCAATTCAAGATGCACTAAAAGAAGGTGACAAAGTTACTTTGGTCGGTTTCTGCACATTGAGCACTTCTTATCGTGCAGCTAGAACAGGTGTAAATCCTAGTACGGGTAAACCTGTGCCGATTGATGAAAAAGTTACTGTTAAATTCAAAGCAGGTAAACTTCTTTCTGATTCTGTTAACACAGCGAAGTTAAGAAAGGCTTTAAAGCCTAAGAAAAAGTAA